Proteins from one Leisingera sp. NJS204 genomic window:
- a CDS encoding Fic family protein — translation MLETPARIEPCFFEEHIPTELADLSVDIQREATGLGQGLHPDSAAELADLVRVMNCYYSNLIEGHNTRPRDIERALAGAELEEETRPLALEARAHVIVQRAIDEMHRKGTLPRPTSVEFLTWVHKSFYDEMPDEFRVIEHPDGTQEPIVPGRMRQDDDREVAVGRHLPPSSSRVAAFMDHFDKRFQIAARSSSGRIIAIASAHHRLNYIHPFPDGNGRVSRLMSHAMALTAGIGGQGLWSVSRGLARGLTDRGEYKRMMDLADSPRRGDRDGRGNLSEAALKTFSEWFLKVTLDQITFSARLFDLGGLDQRYRRLVADTIDDKRAPELISAVLRHGALERGDAQIVLKTSERTARNTLSKLTAAGYLRSASPKTPVRLAFPLDYRERLFPNLFGDGDLPQ, via the coding sequence ATGCTGGAAACACCCGCCAGGATCGAACCCTGCTTCTTCGAGGAGCATATTCCGACAGAACTGGCAGACCTTTCGGTCGACATCCAGAGGGAAGCCACCGGGCTGGGACAAGGGTTGCATCCTGACAGCGCAGCCGAACTTGCCGATCTCGTCCGTGTGATGAACTGCTACTACTCCAACCTGATCGAAGGACACAACACGCGCCCCCGCGACATCGAAAGGGCGCTGGCTGGCGCCGAGCTTGAGGAAGAAACCCGTCCCCTCGCCCTTGAGGCCCGGGCGCACGTCATCGTTCAACGGGCCATCGACGAGATGCATCGCAAGGGCACCCTGCCCCGCCCCACATCCGTCGAATTCCTGACTTGGGTCCATAAGAGCTTCTACGACGAGATGCCGGATGAGTTTCGGGTCATCGAACATCCCGACGGCACACAAGAGCCCATCGTTCCGGGACGCATGCGCCAGGATGATGATCGGGAAGTTGCGGTCGGGCGCCACCTACCTCCTTCATCGTCGCGCGTCGCGGCATTCATGGACCATTTCGACAAACGATTTCAGATTGCGGCGCGGTCTTCGAGCGGACGGATCATCGCGATCGCCTCTGCGCATCACCGGCTCAACTACATCCACCCTTTCCCGGATGGTAACGGCCGTGTCAGCAGACTGATGTCTCATGCCATGGCCCTCACAGCGGGGATTGGTGGCCAAGGGCTCTGGTCCGTATCACGTGGGCTGGCCCGCGGGCTAACCGATCGGGGCGAGTACAAACGGATGATGGATCTGGCCGACAGTCCACGCCGCGGAGACCGCGACGGACGGGGGAACCTGTCAGAAGCGGCACTGAAGACGTTTAGTGAATGGTTCCTAAAGGTGACGCTCGACCAGATCACCTTCTCAGCAAGATTGTTCGATCTCGGCGGACTAGACCAACGGTATCGTCGTCTTGTTGCAGATACCATCGATGACAAGCGAGCGCCGGAACTAATCTCGGCGGTTCTTCGGCATGGGGCACTGGAACGAGGCGATGCGCAGATTGTGCTCAAGACGTCCGAGCGTACTGCTCGCAACACGCTGAGTAAACTGACCGCCGCCGGATACCTGAGGTCCGCCTCGCCGAAGACGCCGGTTCGGTTGGCGTTTCCGTTGGATTATCGAGAGCGGCTCTTTCCAAACCTCTTTGGAGACGGTGACCTCCCACAATAA
- the repC gene encoding plasmid replication protein RepC, translated as MAFTKLSIEAAGADATRGSFPPSETDVWTIFRALRDARSVFGLRPGHIQTLQAMLSFLKPGHGETVFASNDSLCQRVGGIDERTLRRHINRFVELGFIKRNDSSNRKRYRVRSSGGECISYGLSLTPLLQRASELIAIAQEMENNRRDRIFVRKQILTKLAHLEEHDPSNAFINHARKALRRKLSLPEYHALLANTDAECQSLSTPDDPPETMELPANDGQTVRHQSKSEEEKKDLDSNIGLEALKPDLLTSVCDQATSFSTERLRNWLDIENHARTLAPMMGIHPETFEKAKNAVGAQKASCAIFIMLQLGKRIRDFAAYFHSITLGQRQNQFDPLALIKRLSENNERTV; from the coding sequence ATGGCATTTACAAAACTCTCGATCGAAGCCGCAGGTGCTGATGCAACCCGCGGCTCATTTCCCCCATCTGAAACCGACGTCTGGACCATCTTCAGAGCCCTGAGAGATGCACGCAGCGTGTTTGGTCTACGTCCTGGCCACATACAGACACTTCAAGCAATGCTCAGTTTTCTGAAACCTGGCCATGGCGAAACGGTTTTTGCGTCTAACGATTCACTTTGCCAGCGCGTTGGCGGAATCGACGAACGGACACTCCGGAGGCACATCAACCGCTTCGTTGAACTCGGATTCATCAAGCGCAATGACAGCTCGAACCGAAAGCGCTACCGCGTTCGCTCATCCGGCGGGGAGTGCATCAGTTATGGATTGTCTCTCACCCCCCTGCTCCAACGTGCGAGCGAGCTTATAGCCATCGCGCAAGAGATGGAGAATAACCGGCGAGATCGGATATTTGTCCGCAAACAGATCCTTACAAAGCTCGCCCATTTGGAAGAGCACGATCCTAGCAACGCATTCATCAACCACGCACGGAAAGCTCTACGCAGGAAGCTGAGCCTCCCCGAATACCACGCTCTGCTCGCCAATACAGATGCAGAATGCCAGAGTTTGTCTACCCCGGATGACCCGCCTGAAACTATGGAATTGCCCGCCAATGACGGACAAACTGTCCGGCATCAATCTAAGTCTGAAGAAGAAAAAAAAGATTTAGATAGCAACATAGGCCTTGAGGCCCTGAAACCAGACTTGCTGACCTCAGTCTGCGATCAGGCGACATCGTTCTCCACAGAGAGACTTAGAAACTGGTTGGACATTGAAAACCATGCTCGAACACTTGCACCCATGATGGGCATTCACCCAGAGACTTTCGAGAAAGCCAAGAATGCTGTAGGAGCTCAGAAAGCGTCATGCGCGATCTTCATCATGCTACAGCTTGGAAAACGCATCAGGGATTTTGCAGCGTATTTTCACAGTATCACCCTGGGTCAAAGGCAAAACCAATTTGATCCATTAGCTTTGATCAAGCGACTGTCCGAAAACAATGAGCGAACTGTCTAA
- the repB gene encoding plasmid partitioning protein RepB gives MARNIFNQPPRNETESGAPSPTPPKAAKLPGSVGGLRDSLREITANSIRDIEPDQIDMDGLRDRLVLEDSSIDELAESIRKHGQQVPIMVRPSAQPDRYRIIYGRRRLAAIRKVGGTVKAIVRTLDDDASLIAQGQENNLRLDPSFIEKSLFIKEMQESGYKPGVIQDALGLTRQGVSNHRVVIEQLPDGLVQLIGPAHGIGRRQWGDLAALSVKVDLVDIAKEALAALPDDTPSSEKFQAVYSACSSKARSDKKPPNRGLTSVINDENGSSLGTLTIDEKAIALKVTKKDNPEFGQWLEEHAEATLLQLFVQWRNERGSGS, from the coding sequence ATGGCCCGAAACATCTTCAACCAGCCTCCAAGGAATGAGACGGAGAGCGGAGCCCCCTCCCCTACCCCGCCAAAAGCGGCAAAGCTGCCGGGATCTGTTGGAGGATTGCGCGACTCTTTGCGCGAGATCACAGCAAACTCGATTCGCGATATCGAACCCGATCAGATTGACATGGATGGGCTGCGCGATCGGTTGGTGCTGGAAGATTCCAGTATCGATGAGTTGGCCGAGAGCATTCGCAAGCATGGCCAACAAGTGCCCATCATGGTCCGTCCATCAGCCCAACCGGACAGATACCGCATCATCTACGGCCGCCGCAGGCTTGCGGCGATCCGTAAGGTCGGTGGAACGGTCAAGGCAATTGTTCGAACCTTGGACGATGACGCATCTCTGATCGCTCAAGGCCAGGAGAACAACCTCAGGCTTGATCCGTCTTTTATAGAAAAGTCTCTTTTTATCAAAGAGATGCAAGAATCCGGGTACAAACCCGGTGTCATTCAAGATGCTCTAGGTCTGACCCGGCAAGGCGTATCCAACCACAGGGTCGTCATAGAACAACTGCCAGACGGTCTTGTTCAACTCATCGGGCCAGCACATGGGATCGGACGACGGCAGTGGGGTGATCTAGCTGCCTTGTCGGTGAAGGTAGATTTGGTGGACATCGCCAAAGAGGCGCTCGCCGCCCTGCCCGACGACACTCCTAGTTCCGAAAAGTTCCAAGCGGTCTATTCGGCTTGCTCGAGCAAAGCACGTAGCGACAAGAAGCCGCCCAATCGTGGGCTGACTTCGGTCATCAATGATGAGAACGGCAGTTCATTGGGCACGCTGACAATCGATGAGAAGGCGATCGCGCTCAAGGTCACCAAGAAGGACAATCCAGAATTCGGCCAATGGCTCGAAGAGCACGCGGAAGCTACGCTTTTGCAACTCTTCGTACAGTGGCGGAATGAGAGAGGCTCTGGGTCCTAA
- the repA gene encoding plasmid partitioning protein RepA, translated as MDDRNIGYTQGIGSSDIGAFANNLAESLDRQMKIAFEPEERKSLRRFSSTEVAGLLRVSTSNLRNRHKDGSFPEVHTDNRGHRFYTAQEIDELRDVLGRTGKNAESYRPGRRDGDRLQVISVVNFKGGSSKTTTTIHLAQRYALRGYRVLVLDLDPQASLTTFFGFRPELEFADGGTIYDALRYEDQVPLSNVIQKTYFHKLDMVPAGLMLSEYETETANALARRVQPIFAERLALALEEVEANYDIVLIDCPPQLGFLTLTALAASTGLLVTVVPGMLDIASMSQFLKLASETVKAVEEAIGRRVTWDFVKFLITRYEPSDGPQTQMAGYLRSILAGQVMTEPMLKSTAISDAGMTQQTVYEVDPSQFIRKTIDRALTSVNGVGDELEQTIQMAWGRR; from the coding sequence ATGGATGATCGTAACATTGGATACACGCAAGGCATAGGCTCTTCCGATATCGGAGCATTTGCCAACAATCTGGCTGAGTCTTTGGATCGCCAGATGAAGATCGCTTTCGAACCCGAAGAACGAAAGTCCCTACGTCGCTTCAGTTCCACCGAAGTCGCCGGCCTCCTGCGCGTAAGCACATCTAACCTGCGCAACCGGCACAAGGACGGCAGCTTCCCGGAAGTGCATACAGACAACCGCGGACACCGGTTCTACACAGCCCAAGAGATTGATGAGTTGCGCGATGTTCTTGGACGCACTGGAAAGAACGCAGAAAGCTACCGCCCAGGTCGACGTGATGGCGATCGTCTCCAGGTGATATCCGTCGTCAACTTCAAAGGCGGCTCATCAAAGACTACTACAACGATTCATCTTGCGCAAAGGTATGCCTTGCGCGGTTACCGCGTGCTGGTCCTAGACCTCGATCCGCAAGCAAGTTTGACCACGTTTTTCGGCTTTCGGCCCGAGCTTGAGTTCGCCGATGGCGGCACAATCTATGATGCTTTGAGATATGAGGACCAAGTTCCTCTCTCGAACGTCATCCAAAAGACCTACTTCCATAAGCTCGACATGGTGCCCGCCGGTTTGATGCTCTCGGAGTACGAAACCGAGACCGCAAACGCTCTCGCCCGTCGCGTACAGCCCATCTTTGCAGAGCGCCTCGCCTTGGCGCTTGAAGAGGTTGAGGCAAACTACGACATCGTCCTGATCGACTGCCCGCCTCAGCTTGGGTTTCTAACCCTGACTGCGCTGGCAGCGTCGACGGGGCTTTTGGTTACCGTGGTACCTGGCATGCTTGACATCGCATCCATGAGCCAATTCCTGAAGCTTGCTTCAGAAACGGTCAAGGCCGTGGAGGAAGCCATCGGTCGGCGTGTCACATGGGATTTTGTCAAGTTCCTGATTACCAGATATGAACCGTCGGACGGTCCGCAGACCCAAATGGCAGGCTACCTGAGATCAATTCTGGCAGGTCAGGTCATGACAGAGCCAATGCTGAAGTCTACGGCGATCTCCGACGCGGGGATGACCCAGCAGACCGTCTACGAAGTCGATCCAAGCCAATTCATCAGAAAGACAATTGATCGCGCCCTGACCAGCGTGAATGGCGTTGGCGATGAGCTAGAGCAGACGATCCAAATGGCATGGGGGCGTCGCTGA